In a genomic window of Demequina muriae:
- a CDS encoding LytR C-terminal domain-containing protein: MNPAQTGGDAARRKAVRRHRRERQFVVFGIAMIALVTLAFASFAIYRGDVEGPFDRAFHTPAGEFQSDVTLACAPSGAMPLPPEEVVVRVNNAAGISGLAGSTGDTLEGRGFVVVDATNWTQDFAGTIRILYGAEGLQHAYTVALHFDDVELVLDNRPGITVDIVLGEQFGEQPQVRELDAPELDPTLALSSRGECLPVNVLTARPAPRTLPENPLAEASPSPSPEPEITVEE; encoded by the coding sequence GTGAACCCTGCGCAGACCGGCGGCGACGCCGCTCGCCGCAAGGCCGTGCGTCGGCACCGGCGCGAGCGCCAGTTCGTGGTGTTCGGCATCGCGATGATCGCCCTGGTCACCCTCGCCTTCGCGTCGTTCGCGATCTATCGGGGAGATGTCGAGGGGCCGTTCGACCGGGCCTTCCACACCCCCGCCGGCGAGTTCCAGTCCGACGTCACGCTGGCGTGCGCCCCGTCCGGCGCGATGCCGCTGCCGCCCGAAGAGGTGGTGGTGCGGGTGAACAATGCCGCCGGTATCTCGGGGCTGGCAGGGTCGACGGGCGACACCCTCGAGGGCCGCGGGTTCGTGGTGGTCGATGCGACCAACTGGACGCAGGACTTCGCCGGCACGATCCGCATCCTGTACGGCGCCGAGGGGCTGCAGCACGCGTACACGGTCGCGCTGCACTTCGACGATGTCGAGCTGGTGCTCGACAACCGCCCCGGCATCACCGTCGACATCGTGCTCGGCGAGCAGTTCGGCGAGCAGCCGCAGGTGCGCGAGCTGGACGCTCCGGAGCTCGACCCGACCCTGGCGCTGTCCTCTCGCGGGGAGTGCCTGCCCGTGAATGTGCTGACTGCGCGACCCGCGCCCCGCACCCTTCCCGAGAACCCGCTCGCCGAGGCGAGCCCCTCACCGTCGCCCGAGCCGGAGATCACGGTCGAGGAGTAG